Part of the Rhipicephalus sanguineus isolate Rsan-2018 chromosome 5, BIME_Rsan_1.4, whole genome shotgun sequence genome is shown below.
gttctaccacagggccacgatATATCTTGAATGTGCTTCGGAAAACGAACGCTGcatgaataatcgagaaagatccaaataaaataaataatgaaaatattcgCGTTAGAGTAATAATCTAACCCAGATTATCTGCGTGGCCagaggtgttttaccacagagccacgctagtttCCTGaaatgtagtggaaggagtctccttaacgcatataattTTGCGTGGCTGAAGCGTAGaaacgcgccaggcgtcaaaacatgggaaTTGCGAAACAAGTGGGTGTTTAAAGCCTGAccgattacaaagcgctcagatatacttcatcatcatcaccagcaaaaGCATCCACAAAGTGAACAGATGCGTAGGTTAGCGTGTTGCTTTACGAAAGCGTAttggacccttcgctgattcgcaaaaggaagattatggcgcagtgggcacttcactgtacttgcagtaggcattctaggataccttgaaacggccaatgttacgtgtacagtcgttcgtttccttacagtACAGTTCAGGCATGCAacgagaaccgaaggcaggctaggagttgagaaggcgatgcgatggggcccgattacgctatcacgttctgctcttaaaggcgaaactcaagcgttctccaagtttttACTGCTCACGCGTTGTTTCTTTACTAGCCGTAATTATAGCAAAGCTCGTAGCCACTTCCTTTAGGAAACAAAGGAGCTTTGTTAATCTTTATGTATGAAATGCTTTTGGCCTCCGTTGTTGGCGGCATTCCAGTAATCTTGAGCCAAATGGCTCAGCCGCTATCCGGACACTTCGAACGAGACATCCTGGCTCGAAGTGGGCAACATACGGGCATTGGAACGAGAATATTCTGGCactcgcacaagaaaaaaaaatgtcacagttccGTCTTTCTAATACGCTATCATCCTTATTGCAGCGTTTGTTTTAGAACTGTTGTTGTGCGGGCATGTGCGGTAagtgccttgggcttatatatgcattgacgTACAAATAATAAAATCATTGTTAGTCAGAGCTTGTGTcgcacgtttcttttcttcgtgggtgtcctgtgcgtttccgctgcaattttagcctcaggattgtgGTCGCGGTGTAATATATATagtgtgattctggttcagccgcctCATTTCTTCCcccctgtggcataagcctacaagagccaaatcaTTCTCACTAGCTCGCGTCACCACGAGCCGCGGGACGCTCTTCTGTTTCTCTGGACGACTGGTCATCAGTGGCATGGCGCTAGAACCCCAAAATGGTTAACTAGCCTGGGTCGCCagtgatacgacgcaaacgcagcgcgctCGACAATGCAGCATGGCCCATATCTCGCATAATTCAAGTCTAGctacgtgtggcgtcccgtgcgctttacccaacgccgcgtgcgtttgtattcggCCGTTAGTATATTAGAGAAAGAATGAGGGATggtgtaattgtctaaggcagtaAGTTACAAAGCGGGGGGTTGCAGGTCCGAagccccggtcgagcgcttcggaatctTTTTGTTCTGAATGATTTTTATTCCTAgcgtttatttatatatacatacatatacacatctGGGgcgtgacggcatgatgacgacggcaaaaatctgccgagagagtccatataagtgctatcgcaataaacaaaaaaaatcaacagtaagaagagaagaaaacaagaaaaacaagaaagcaaAACATGAAAATGAGAAGGCAGGTATAAACATGCAAGGAACAGGGCTAATATTCGGCCTCGTGACAGTGGTGCTCCAACAATAAAACGTTAAATTTCACAGTTTACCTCACTAACAATACCGTCAGGAAGTACATTCCAATCCGATATGGCAGTAGGTAGAAATGATTTGTTGAAGGCGTTAGTTCAACCATGAATGCGTCGAACACTGTGACAATTAAACAGAGGTCGTGATGATCTCATGGGTGGCAGGATTAGGCTCTCGCCTAAATGAGGAATGTTGTAATGCAGCTTATCGATTACGCAAAGACTTGCTATTTTGTGACGGGATGCCAAAAGGGTTAGACCAATCGAACTTTTGATGTTATTGATGCTCAATCTAGAATCGTACTTGGAAGTTATAAAACGAGCAGCTCGATTTTTTATCGCCTCCAGCGCCTCGATTAAGTACTCTCGATTGGTGCTCTCCAACGGTACTCTCCAACGCCTTGATTGGTGCGTATAAAAGTTTCGTATCCCATTAGTTTACCTGTGGGCGAAGCAAATGTGAGTGATCGTTTGATGAAACCTAGTGATCTAGAAACGCTTGCAGCAAGTGACGTGATGTGTTTAGACCAATTTAGATTATCTGTTATTTCTACGCCGAGACACCTATAAGATTCCACCTGTTGTAGCTCGTTTGctaccacggcggtagcgtttgtttacgtttacgctggctgtcccagcgttcgattttgcaatcttcggGCCGCTTCGAGTTGTGTCGGGCTTCCCAcgcacgtgaccaagacgctagttcctgtcccgaccggaactagctagcTCACTctctggctagctctggctgccagcgaactgccagaagtccgaaaattgAACGTCTCCACTATTAGAGGCACAAagctagtcaagctgaatacgtGGAGTTTTGTGTGTGCACTTGtcatctacagtgaaacctcggtgatacgatcacagctcatacgaatttcgggttgatacgaatttttcgttgatcccggccaagacccattggcctgcaattTAATGGAGCACGGtcgttgcgaaccgattttcacccagcgacgttggATACGAACATACGCTATCGCCCAGGTACGAAGGGGGGCTCTCCGCGCTGTcccggaagacgcgccaagcacgtgctaacgcgggaacgcaagcgtgggcatgcgctccGCACCACAagatcgtcagaatcacggtgtaagaaaaacactttaaGGTgggcgaggaccgaaagaaggcgaggacggtcgtGGCGAAGGAGtgaggcctcacaacgtcagcaTCCGTGACTGTTGAGGTCGcatttgtgcgggcacggccgtaaatctctcaaAAAACATCccgaacacctccgcgataacaaaatcataacacaggaccgtggttctgttaTTCTGTGGCCTTGATACATCGCGtcaaagcgtttcttttgttactttcgctgcagtactccgttcgcatgcaaaaaaagcatactaaaatttcgaaggggctacagctgtcgcgggtcacaacgcacctggttcattaaaaaatacgcgcgtacggaccgtatatttaccagtgctggtatgattgccgacacctaAAAACTtagctgacaatcattcaggattcttcctgacattgctgtggtcctgaaaaacaataaatgaaaatgtacgccagctttcgtttgtcgcatgctaattttccacgctttcggtgatacgaatttcggatggtacaaatatttttggtgctcgcgtgagattcgtatcactgaggtctCACTGTGTACTGCAACTGcggttgataaagaataaactcgggtttaaaattcccttgtacttaccaagggaagagtcgCTGTtgatgacgcaaatgaatttgtcGTATACGTTTACCAGGCCTATTGTTTCACCCTCTCCTCAAAACTGATAGTaacatgtctcgcttgaagacgacaacgaagtgcgcgcgcgaATGCACTGGCGCTGTGGCATGATCGCGATTCTTGTGTCGAACGCTAGCCGGTTGTGACTCTAACGCCTAAGCTGCGCCTTTTAacgtgttcatgtttccttgtgtaaaataaatCGTCGGCAGCCACAAGTAGCTGTACAGACGTCGAAGTTGGCGACGACGAAGACTCTGGACTCACCGGCACTTCACCGACGTCAAGGAACGGAACGAGATGGCGACGGCCGACTTTGGTCGGTTTCCCGAATTCAGCGGCAGCTCCGGCTCCTGGAGATCCTGGTATGGTAGGCTAAAGTTCTTCCTCGAGGCTAACGACATCATGGACGCTTCCAAGAAACGTGCTTATCTGCTAACGTCATGCGGGGAACAGGCTTACGACGTCGTCTGCACCCTCGTTCAACCCAAGCAGCCCAGCCAAGTGAGCTACGAGGACATAGTCGAGATGCTCAAGGCTCACTTCGTTCTACAGCCGTCTGAGGTCTTCTGCAGGGCACGCTTCCAACGTCGTGACCAACGGCATGACGAAACGGTCAGTGATTACGTCACAGCGCTCAAGAAGCAAGCAGCCGATTGCCATTTTGGAACAAGCGAAGACGATGCCGTGAATTCAACAATGCCGCGTCTTGATGTAATGCTGCGGGATCGTTTCGTTTGCGGTCTTTGGAACGAGCAGGTCCAGCAACGGCTGTTCGCAGAAAAGGACTTGACATTTAAGGGAGCCTTCGACATTGCACTGCGAGCTGAAAACGCCGTCGAAgatcagaaaaacgtgaagacgGAACCAAGAGAGATTCACAAAGGCTGCACAAGTATCTGCAAGACAGAAACTAAACGCTACTCGAGTGCCTCTGCTcaaaagaagaaacaacactgTTTGCCTTGTGACGCGCAGCATAGTCCGGACACTTGCAAGTTTCAGACAGCTTCCTGCAACTACTGCGAGAAACGCGGACACATTGAAGAGGCCTGTCTGAAAAAGCGGAAAGAGGCAAGACTGAACTAGAACAATAACATCTAATATCCCCGACAAGGAACTTCGACAGTGGCCTTAGCACCAGTCACAACTCAACAGCATTCACACCAGACGTGGCACTTTACGAGCTCAACACCTTAATCGACGTGTCCAGCACGCAGAATGTCATGATTTAACTACGCATACATGGCAAGCCTTTGGAGCTTGAAGTCGACTCGGGTGCAGCGTGCGCTCTCATCAGTGAGGCCACGTTCAAAGCCACGTGGACAGATGACCCACCACGGCTTCAAACGGAGAACATTCTCCTATGCACATGGTCAGGCCAGTCCCTCCGAGTTCTCGGATGTGCAACGGTGGCTGTAGCGCACTACAACAGGAATTTCACATTACCTCTTGTTGTCATCAAACGAGCAGGTTGTAACCTTCTCGGAAAAAACTGCTTTCCTCATCCGGGTATACAGATCACGGGTATCAATGACGTATCAGGCGACAAAGTAGTTGCGAAGCTTCTAGACAAGTACCAGTCTGTATTCGACGAGGACATCTCAGGACACGCCGGTTCTGCGGTACAACTTGAACTCGTGGAAGGAGCGAAACCAAAGTTTCCAAAAACACGATCAGTTCCTTTCGCACTGCGGTCATCTGCAGAAGCGGAATTGGATCGACTGCAAGTTCAAGGCATGATCGAGCCGGCGCAGCATTCGGATTGAGCAAGTCCTCTCGTACTTGGTCGAAAGAAAAACGGCTCGTTGCGAATATGcggcgactaccgttgcacagtGAACCTGGTATCGAAGAAGGCAGTCTACCCACTTCCAAAAACAGATGAAGTCCTTAGCAACTTGAGGGGAGACAAAGTCTGCCGCACCCTGGATTTGGCACAGCCTTACCAGCAACGTGAGAGCGGAGACAAAGTCTGCCGCACCCTGGATTTGGCACAGCCTTAACAGCAACTTCACGTAACGCCAGAGACCGCAGAAATATTGACCCTGAACACGCTGAAAGGGCTTTGCAAGGTCAAACGATTGCCTTTCAGAATCTCTGCAGCTCCAGCCATTTTTCAACGCTTTATGGAGACTATGCTGTCTTGCATCAGATGCGTTTGTGCGTATCTAGATGACGTTATCATCAGTGGAAAAGACGCCACAGAACACGCCGAGAGTTTGGAAGAAGTTCTGAAGAGGCTGCGCGATTGCAACCTTCGCCTTGGCAAAAATGAGTGCTGCtttgcagtgcgagaagtttctttTCTGGGACACCGAATTGACGACAGAGGCGTCCATACCAACGAAGAGAAAGTTCGAGCAATAACGGAGGCTCCAGCACTAAACTGCAAGCAAACACTTCAATCATTTCTCGGAATGCTGGCTTTCGACGACAGGTTTTCGAAAAACAGCGCAACAATTGCCAGCTGTCTCTACCAGCTCCTTCAGAAGGGCGCCACGTGGAGATGGGAGACAAAGCATCCAGAAGCATTCAATAAACATAAGACATTGCTTCTCAGTCAGACCGTACTGTCACACTATGACGAACAGAAGGAGCTTCTCGTCTCATGCGACGCTTCACCATACGGCACAGGAGCTGTTCTGTGTCAACGTGATGACCAGAATAGAGAGGCGCCAATCGCTTTCGCATCTCGGACGCTAGGGACAGCGGAACGCAATTATGCTCAGTTCGACAGAGAAGGCCTTGCTGTAGTGTTTGCAGTACACAAGTTCCACAAGTATGTTGCGGGCAGAAAGGTGACTTTCGTCACGGACCATCAACCGCTGCTCGGCATACTGGGTCCAGGGAAGCCAACGGCTCAAGTCCTCTCACCACGGATGACCAAATGGTGCATCAAGTTGTCGGCTTATGACTACAAAATCGTTCACAGGCATGGCAAGAATCATCAGAACGCGGACGCGTTGAGTCGATTGCCACTACCAGAACGCCTCGATGAACCATGGCCACCAGGCGACGTACCTAAATTTGTTCGAAGCTTTGTCGAGACCTCCGTTTACTGCTACAGAGATAGCACGGCTGACACAACAAGACAGCAGCCTGCAGAGCTTATACAAGGCAGTGTAGGATGGCGCAGTAGAGAAACTCACTGGAGATGAGTTCGCTCCTTACCGACCACGAGCGACCGCACTAGCATTTCATCGCGAGTGCCTCACACTTGGATCACGGGTGATCATACCGCGCTCAGCACGATCCCACGTTCTGGCACTCCTGCACGCTGGTCACCAAGACATGGTAGCCATGAAGTGCGCAAGGAGCTACGTATGGTGGCCCGGAATCGACAAGGTTCTCGACGAAACGGTGCGACAGTGCCGTGAATGCCTTGCAACGCAGAAGAGCCCACCCAAAGCTCCAATTCCCTCCTGGGACCGTCCCACGACACCATGGCACACggtgcacgttgacttcgcggggcCACTTCTCGGGCGCACCTACGTGGTTGTTGTTGACGCACACACAAAGTGGGAGAAGTCCGCCACGTGACGCAAGCAACATCCACGGTTGTCATCGATGTGCTGCGAAGCATCTTTGCGACGTTTGGCATCCCTCGAAAGGTAGTCTCCGACAACAGAAAAGCCTTTACTTCCAACGAGATAAGGCAGTTTTATACGGCAAATGACATACAGGCTACAACATCACCAGCGTACCACCCTGCAACAAACGGCCAGGGAGAACGCTATGTGGCAGAGCTTAAAAGAGCACTCCTGAGGGATACAGGCAGGTCCATACAGTGCCTACTGGCAAGATTCCTGTATCGGCAGCACACAACCATTCACACTGCTACAGGTATGTCACCTGCGAGAGCGATGTTTGGACGAGAGCGTCTATGTCATCTCGATCTTCTAAAACGAGAGACGGATATACAAATTCCTGAGAGCCATGAGACATTGACGAAACCCTGTCGTTTTGCAGTAGGAGAGAAAGTGCTCATCCGAcagcttttgaaaaaaaaaaacagattggtTTGAAGGTGAAATACTACGCCGCGTCGGACCACGATCCTGGGTTGTAAAAAGCAACCACGGAAAGGTTCCGCGTCACTTCAACCAATGAGGAAAACGAGCCAGACCGGACACATAACCCAATCACCAACAGATTGGAGCGTAGCAGATTTCTCGGACAAAACGTCAGAAGAGACGCCGTCGAGTTCTGTTGATCAACGGCCTGGCTCGCTCAACATGGAAAACAACCCTCCCTCGCAACCGTCGACCTCGACGTCACAAGAAAGATTCACCCGGCAACTGCGACTACCAGAGGTTAGGCGGCCTGCAGACCGCTATGGAGACTTCGTCTAAGGGGGAAGaattgacatgtctcgcttgaagacaacgacaacgaagtgcgcgcgcgaATGCACTGGGGCTGTGGCACGAGCGTGATTCTTGTGTCGAACGCTAGCAGGTTGTGACTCgaacgcctaagctgcgcttttAAACGTGTTGATGTttccttgtgtaaaataaatCGTGGGCAGCCTCAAGTGGTGTACAGACGTAACAGATAG
Proteins encoded:
- the LOC119395102 gene encoding uncharacterized protein LOC119395102: MATADFGRFPEFSGSSGSWRSWYGRLKFFLEANDIMDASKKRAYLLTSCGEQAYDVVCTLVQPKQPSQVSYEDIVEMLKAHFVLQPSEVFCRARFQRRDQRHDETVSDYVTALKKQAADCHFGTSEDDAVNSTMPRLDVMLRDRFVCGLWNEQVQQRLFAEKDLTFKGAFDIALRAENAVEDQKNVKTEPREIHKGCTSICKTETKRYSSASAQKKKQHCLPCDAQHSPDTCKFQTASCNYCEKRGHIEEACLKKRKEARLN